Proteins co-encoded in one Nyctibius grandis isolate bNycGra1 chromosome 14, bNycGra1.pri, whole genome shotgun sequence genomic window:
- the TRAFD1 gene encoding TRAF-type zinc finger domain-containing protein 1 isoform X3, protein MKNHIESEHVEVTCKCQVKIEKSLLKDHEASACPLRPAVCQYCDIQLASNKLQDHEIYCGARTESCGGCGRNVLVKDLKEHPRVCGQEEKQGRGSRTVPCFEHEDADLYALRGIRNRLRSEDELEQSERNGNPRSSLHEEWNADLDYVLALSLQNENNPHNNAAAEIPSGFWEKYYTKESGPSACPREPDKSNIFCDSAGFLSMSNHIKNDKIIMLPCEFCEELYPAEDLILHQTGCNPASAFASFSKRSSSLKLREYDGLRDTGSKSWTSLLLSQPQAVQAEENIMIPCEFCGIQLEEETVFHHQRHCALRPASPAASVPAQQLLALRDNRERSKAPELARRQLRHQGAVSPRCTEGFGQQRLNCPARGTKSLSNVANARNAPLSSSARASAAPASGGKPGKVAGSEGRPKNRGASESAGGTTPCVRPIWNFQSAAFTSSISRTSSTQPSTSNKGGRNPGTSQGAVRRRSTEAKAQTRAPDHPEKGSTT, encoded by the exons GCGTCAGCGTGCCCTCTGCGCCCCGCCGTCTGCCAGTACTGTGACATACAGCTCGCTTCCAACAAGCTCCAGGACCATGAAATCTACTGCGGAGCTAGGACTGAGAGCTGTGGTGGCTGCGGTCGTAACGTCCTGGTGAAAGATCTCAAAGAGCATCCTCGAGTCTGTGGGCAAGAGGAGAAAcaaggaagaggaagcagaacaGTGCCTTGCTTTGAGCATGAGGATGCAGATTTGTACGCCCTTCGAGGCATCAGGAACCGACTAAGATCAG AGGATGAACTGGAGCAGTCGGAGAGAAATGGAAACCCTCGTTCTTCACTTCATGAGGAGTGGAACGCCGATTTAGACTACGTGTTGGCTCTTAGCCTACAGAATGAGAATAATCCTCACAACAATGCTGCGGCTGAAATTCCCAGTGGCTTCTGGGAAAAATACTACACCAAAGAGTCGGGGCCATCGGCCTGTCCTCGTGAACCAGACAAGTCAAATATCTTCTGCGACTCTGCAGGGTTTTTGAGCATGTCAAACCACATAAAAA ACGACAAGATCATCATGTTGCCTTGTGAATTTTGTGAGGAGCTCTACCCTGCCGAAGATCTGATTCTTCACCAG ACAGGTTGTAACCCAGCAAGTGCCTTTGCTTCGTTCAGTAAAAGAAGTTCTTCTTTAAAGCTACGAGAATATGATGGTCTGCGTGATACTGGGTCCAAAAGCTGGACGTCTCTGTTATTATCCCAGCCCCAAGCTGtccaggcagaagaaaacattatgaTTCCATGTGAATTTTGTGGCATCCAACTCGAAGAGGAGACAGTCTTTCATCATCAG CGCCACTGTGCCCTGCGCCCAGCCAGCCCCGCAGCCAGCgtcccagctcagcagctcctggcactgcgagacaacagagagagaagcaaagcaCCGGAGCTGGCTCGGAGACAACTCAGGCATCAAG GAGCCGTTTCTCCTCGGTGCACAGAAGGCTTTGGGCAGCAGAGGCTCAACTGTCCTGCACGAGGGACCAAGTCACTGAGTAACGTGGCAAACGCCAGGAATGCACCACTGTCCTCTTCAGCCAGAGCTAGCGCTGCTCCTGCCTCGGGGGGGAAGCCCGGGAAGGTGGCTGGCAGCGAGGGAAGGCCAAAGAACCGAGGGGCCAGTGAATCTGCGGGTGGGACAACGCCATGTGTGAGACCCATTTGGAACTTCCAGTCAGCAGCTTTCACCTCCAGCATCTCGAGAACTTCTTCAACCCAACCAAG caccagcaaCAAGGGAGGAAGGAACCCGGGGACATCGCAGGGTGCTGTCAGGCGCAggagcacagag GCAAAAGCCCAGACCCGAGCACCTGATCATCCAGAGAAGGGATCCACCACTTAG